The window caatgtatttccatcattctaccgtcaaaattagttgtaatccatgtaaaaatgtgtagtgattcgtttgcaaccctatatagctgtttggtaataatgctaatatgaataaatgttgttatgttgGCATTGTCGTTTAAATCGCGCAAAAGCAAgtctgccccccacccccccccccaccccacccccccaccacccTACAAAAACGGGGGCCCGTACGTCCATGTTAATGACTACCTTACACGACAAAATGTGTAGCTCGTTAGTAAGTAATACTTTATACTGAGggtaaatacacacatatatccCAAAAATAACCTGAATAGGTTATAACATTCAGGTTGTATTAAAAGGGGCTATGTTTATGCAGGTTTAATTGTACCTTTACACTTTTTCTGTTGTAAATGAATTTCTACACTGCACGACACGACAGACGGCACGTTTGTGACTACGACTTTCATTGTCTAGTATAATGggataattttaatacaatttgtcggtaaaatattttggaaattaaatACTTTcggcaaattttttttaaataaaatttctttaTAGTGTTTGCAAATAAATTATCGCATTTGGTGGAAAAATAAAAGACCAAATACCACCCGACCCCAACAAAAAGCATGTGCTTAACTCCTTTAGCATCAGAACTTGGGGAGGAAGCCTCGTCAAATGTTGTTgaattaaaggcacagaccctagtttcaacccgtaaaaatggatactaagtttggttaaggtacaaacctgtaactcatttggataatgttacaagagagtgaaacaagagtctgtgacgttgaaatggtgaaatatcgttaaaaatagactaaaactcgactctttaactgttacttctcagacgcacgtgcggttttaaaaatataaaaaatgcattttgtggtatatgtattagaaacaccaggatgaccagaaaaacttcggttgttcggaaatggataatctaaacaataaaatataagtaaagttttatttcagtgatcataaacggctttaatagtgaaaaatatgccttagtgtttaaaaactagggtctgtctgtTTAATATATTGCAAGCaagacattgttattatttgttgttaacTTGCTTTTAAGGGGTCGGGTTGACTCGCCCCACTTCAGAGTGCGCTTTACCCCACAGGTACATCCCAACCACATTTCATAAAGTTGACAAACTAATGACAGAATTATACTGATTAaatgacttgaaatatacatttaaacacAAATAGAAAATTGTGAATTCGTAAAATTGGACTACTCCCATTTTGGAAAATAGTGGAAATAACCATTTCTGGTTGTCAGGAATACAGGACAGGGGACGTTAGTAGGCCATTTATATTACCTTTAACTagaaatatttcacaatgttgAGAAGCGGAACATGTTCCTTTAAGATATTTGCCAGGGTCAGTGAAGATAGTTGATGAAATCTAGGTGAAACAGCCGGTCTGTCACACAGTGTTAAAAATAGACCGCTCGTCGCCATTTCCACCGAGTGCAGATACCTTCTGAAGCGTTGACGTTTAGAGTGAAATCATGTTCGGTGTTGTTgtcgctgctgctgctgctgctgttgtcgCGTGTACCGTAGTCGTTGTCAGCGGGCAGGATTGTATCCCTGGAGATAACTGTAAACTGCCGAACTGCCGTTGCTCCAACGACCCAGATATTCCAGGTATTGTAGACGGTAATGGCATTAAAGAAAGCTGTACCAAAAGCCATTGACACAGATTGGTATAGCGTCCGAAGCTTTGGGACATGGGGAATTGGTATCAATTGTTGGCATCTTCCAACGCCTTTGTTGTTCTTActgtgtgtttcttttgtttaacgacatcgcgagaggacagtggtttattgaatgtcaaacatctagtaattttgatatatagtcttagagaggaaacccgctacatttgtccatttgatatgccatttgatatgccagtcgtggtgcactagctggaacgagaaatagtcgaatgggtccaccgacgggggtcgatcccaaaccgaccgcgcatcaagcgagtgctttaccattgggctacgtcccgctcttgTTGTAACAGATACTTCTCCGAgatacgtgcgtttttaaaatatgataaatgcatttcgtggtattagaaacaccagtcGTATGGAAATCAATATCATTGCTACATATCGTTACCATCTTCATCAACATCCTAATCATTACACCTTTCAGGGAAGCTGTCAAGGGCTGGTGATCTTTGAGTAaaatgtcatcatcatcatcgctatCATCATCTTCGTCTTCATCACCATCAACATTGTCTTCATTATAAAGATGGCATCAATACATCGCGATACCttctacatcatcatcatcgctatCATCATCTTCGTCTTCGTCACCATCAACATTGTCTTCATTATAAAGATGGCATCAATACACCATCAACATTGTCTTCATTGTAAAGATGGCATCAATACATCTCGATACCctctacatcatcatcatcgctatTATCATCTTCGTCTTCATCACCATCAACATTGTCTTCATTGTAAAGATGGCATCAATACACCATCAACATTGTCTTCATTGTAAAGATGGCATCAATACATCTCGATACCttctacatcatcatcatcgctatCATCATCTTCGTCTTCATCACCATCAACATTGTCTTCATTATAAAGATGGCATCAATACATCATCAACATTGTCTTCATTGTAAAGATGGCATCAATACATCTCGATACCttctacatcatcatcatcgctatCATCATCTTCGTCTTCGTCACCATCAACATTGTCTTCATTGTAAAGATGGCATCAATACATCGCGATACCttctacatcatcatcatcgctatCATCATCTTCGTCTTCGTCACCATCAACATTGTCTTCATTGTAAAGATGGCATCAATACATCGCGATACCttctacatcatcatcatcgctatCATCATCTTCGTCTTCGTCACCATCAACACTGTCTTCATTGTAAAGATGGCATCAATACATCGCGATACCttctacatcatcatcatcgctatCATCATCTTCGTCTTCATCACCATCAACATTGTCTTCATTGTAAAGATGGCATCAATACATCGCGATACCttctacatcatcatcatcgctatTATCAACTTCGTCTTCATCACCATCAACATTGTCTTCATTGTAAAGATGGCATCAATACATCGCGATACCttctacatcatcatcatcgctatCATCATCTTCGTCTTCATCACCATCAACATTGTCTTCATTGTAAAGATGGCATCAATACATCTCGATACCttctacatcatcatcatcgctatCATCATCTTCGTCTTCATCACCATCAACATTGTCTTCATTGTAAAGATGGCATCAATACATATCGATACCttctacatcatcatcatcgctatCATCATCTTCGTCTTCATCACCATCAACATTGTCTTCATTGTAAAGATGGCATCAATACATCTCGATACCttctacatcatcatcatcgctatCATCATCTTCGTCTTCATCACCATCAACATTGTCTTCATTGTtgatcctgtcctggacggagaagccagcgaaagccgtggtatatgctatcatatctgtgggatagtgcatataaaatatctcttccTACTAGTTGAAAAATCTTATCTTGGACGGCAGAGCCGGCATAAGTTGACACCCACGCCCATGACAAGCATGCGTTACAACAACTGGCTCAAAATGTACGTTATaccctatgacatgacctgacctgacataatgggaaaatgtagcgtgtttcatCTCTACGAcaatatgttagaattaccaaatgtttgacatccagtagccgatcgttgattaacaaatcaatgtgctctagaggtgtcgttaaataaaacaaactttaacttttattacaCATTCTAGGAAAGCTGCCTCAGTGTTGGTGACATTTGAAATCAtcgttgtcatcatcatcatcatcatcatattcatcatcatcattatcttattcattaccatcatcaccatcatcatcattatattcGTCGTtaacatcatcgtcatcatgGCATCAATAATATTGCTACATATCGTTACCATCTTCATCATCCTAATCATTACACTTTGTAGGGATTCTGTCACCATCAAAATTATCTTCATCGTCAGCATTATCGTAAAGATGGCACCAGTACGTCTCGTTACCATCTTCAATATTATTCTAATCATTACACATTGTAGGGAAGCTGCCCCGGTCGGACACCCCTCAGATGGTGCTGGTGACCTGTACATCTCGTTAATTTCTTCTCTATCATCCTAATCATTACACATTGTAAGGAAGCTGACCTGGTCGGACACCCCTCAGATGATGCTGGTGACCTGTACATCTCGTTACCTTCTCCATCATTCTAATCATTACACATTGTAGGGAAGCTGCCCTGGTCGGACACCCCTCAGATGGTGTTCGTGACCAGTACATCTCGTTACCTTCTTCTCCATCATTCTAATCATTACACACTGTAGGGAAGCTGCCCAGGTCAGACACCCCTCAGATGATGCTGGTGACCTGTACATCTCGTTACCTTCTCCATCATTCTAATCATTACACATTGTAGGGAAGCTGCCCTGGTCGGACACCCATCAGATGGTGCTGGTGGCCAGTACATCTCGTTACCTTCTCCATCATTCTAATCATTACACATTGTAGGGAAGCTGCCTCGGTCGGACACCACTCAGATGGTGTTCGTGACCAGTACATCTGGTTACCTTCTTCTCCATCATTCTAATCATTACACACTGTAGGGAAGCTGCCCAGGTCAGACACCCCTCAGATGATGCTGGTGACCTGTACATCTCGTTACCTTCTCCATCATTCTAATCATTACACATTGTAGGGAAGCTGCCCTGGTCGGACACCCATCAGATGGTGCTGGTGGCCAGTACATCTCGTTACCTTCTCCATCATTCTAATCATTACACATTGTAGGGAAGCTGCCTCGGTCGGACACCCCTCAGATGGTGTTCGTGACCAGTACATCTCGTTACCTTCTTCTCCATCATTCTAATCATTACACACTGTAGGGAAGCTGCCCAGGTCAGACACCCCTCAGATGATGCTGGTGACCTGTACATCTCGTTACCTTCTTCTCCATCATTCTAATCATTACACACTGTAGGGAAGCTGCCCCGGTCGGACACCCCTCAGATGATGCTGGTGACCTGTACATCTCGTTACCTTCTCCATCATTCTAATCATTACACATTGTAGGGAAGCTGTCCCGGTCGGACACCCCTCAGATGGTGCTGGTGACGTTCGAGGAGGCTGTCAACGAGGACGACGTGCCGCTGTACGAGTCTATCTTCAAGCAGGGCAACCCGAATGGGTGTCCGCCACGTGGCACGTTCTTCGTGAAGCACAAGTCGACGGACTACGAGATCGTCAGGGCTCTCTTCGATAAGGGTCACGAGTTCGGGGCGGAGTCCATCAACGGAATCGTGCCCACCACCGAGGAGGAGTGGCGGAGGAATTTGAAGTGTAAGAATttcattaattgttttgttctattctgcttttgttttgttttgttctgttctgcttttgttttgttttgctctgttcttgtttttgggttgttgttgttttttgtttttgttttctgcttTTGTTTGGTTTGCTTTGGTTTGGTAGGTTCTCTTGGTGGGATGgggtcttcttctttttttcttctttttttggtgggggattgttctgttgtgttcaagggttttttttcttttcttttcttttcttttcttttttgaagttgttgttttttgttgttgttgtttcgttCTTgctgggggggttttggggggttttggggggtgttgGGGGGGGTTGCATAGTTGGggggaatttgttttattgctggggggtttttttgttgtttttttgtatggaGTTATGagttttttctgttgttgttgttgtttggggttttttgtgttgttggggGATGTTGATAGGGATATCTTTATTGGGTCTACGACTGGGTTCCCATTAAAAGAAACGTTCTTTGCTCTGCGTCAATCTGCGTCGGTATCCTAAAGTCATTTTATCATCAATCTTTAACAGACAGTCATTTTATCATCCATTTTTAACAGACAGTCATTTTATCATCCATCTTTAACAGACAGTCATTTTATCATCCAGTTTTAACAGACAGTCATTTTATCATCCATCTTTAACAGACAATGATTTTATCATCCATCTTTGACAGACAGTCATTTTATCATCCAGCTTTAACAGACAGTCATTTTATCATCCATCTTTGACAGACAGTAATTTTATCATCCATCTTTGACAGACAGTCATTTTATCATCCAGCTTTAACAGACAGTCATTTTATCATCCAGTTTTAACAGACAGTCATTTTATCATCCATCTTTAACAGACAATGATTTTATCATCCATCTTTGACAGACAGTCATTTTATCATCCAGCTTTAACAGACAGTCATTTTATCATCCATCTTTGACAGACAGTAATTTTATCATCCAGCTTTAACAGTCATTTTATCATCCAGCTTTAACAGACATTCATTTTATCATCCAGTTTAACAGACAGTAATTTTATCATCCATCTTTGACAGTCATTTTATCATCCAGCTTTAATAGACAGTCATTTTATTATCCAGctttatttctcgctccagccagtgcaccacgactggtatattaaaggccgtggtatgtgttgaatggtgcatataaaagatcccttgctgctaatcgaaaagaggagcccatgaagtggcgacagcgggtttcctctctcaatatctgtgtggtccttaaccatatgtccgacgccatataaccgtaaataaaatgtgttgagtgcgtcgttaaataaaacttttccttccttccttcatccatGTTTAACAGTCATTTTATCAGCTATCGTTAACGTTCACTTACTTTTCATATTATTTCTGACCGTATGACGCTTTCATACCTACGTATTTTCAGTCGTCAAGGACGAGCTGATAAAAGCCGGATTACCCGCAGAAGACATCCTCGGGGTGAGAGCGCCCAATCTCATGGCTGGGGGTCTGAAAGAGTTCGTTGCCCTGGGGGACAACAAGTTCCTGTACGATGCGTCGTGCATCACGTCCACCTTCATTGAACAAGGCAACACCaagtggccgtacacctacgACTTCGTTGATGACGTACCTAAGTGCAACATCGGCACGACGTTAGACGTGAAATTCCCAGGTTAGTTGGGTTTATATTGTAGACTTGCATCAGGGTCGCAAGGATGACTAGATAAAACAGGGTGGAAGGAGATCCAGTTAGCTTGGGTTGGAGTGGAgttataataacacaaaattatatatgtgttCATTTACTGGGTCTTTGATGCCTAGAAAATATTCAATCTAATTTTTTtcttagtctctctctctctctctctctctctctctccatttctacctccctcctctctctctctctctctctctctctctctctctctctctctctctctctctctctctctctctctctctctctctctctcgcgttAATGTAATCTTCATCTTCTATCTTTTTCTTcaatacattaaaacagttaTCTAAAATCATATTAAACAAATCATGTGTATATCAACCAACTATGAATACGACAGATCGCAAACACTGGGTAATACAGGTTGTTTTTTAACAGGACGAGATCTAGCAGTTTAGTCACTAGTCAGTAGAATGCTCTACTAAGATGCTaacgtcgtaggatcgaaccatctcagtggaGCCAATTATCTGATTGGGTTTATCCAGTATCAACCAGTgacccacgactgatatatcaaagatcgtagaatgtgctgtcctgtctgtggggaaagtgcatataaatggaatgctaatggaaaaatgtagcgatttCATCAAAGACTACGGATGAAAaattaccatttgtttgacatccaatagtcagtaaatcaatgttctctagtggtgtcgttaatcaaaacaaacatttaagttTTAACCTTATTTGAAGCTGGGCTAAGTTCAAATGTTTCGTCTTTTCTAGGAAAATGGCAGTTTTTGATACCTGTACTGAACTACAAAAACAGCACGTGCGCCGTGCCCCAGGGCTGTACTACCGTCCTGACCCAGAGGGACGCTTTTGATATGTTCTTTGATAAGTAAGTACAACAGTAGCTACGTGTACGTGTAGCATAAAGCGCAAACTCCATTTGTCCGTTATGCGTATGTGTATACATAATCCACTGTAtgttaaattgcattttattattgtgtacataaggtgagactttaaaaaaaaaaaaattaatctgtctgtctgtccgtaaTGCGTAATTCGTATTAATCTAGTggcgggacgtaccccagtggtaaagcactcgcttgatgtgcggtcggtctaggatcgatagccgtcggtgagctcattgggctatttctcgtcgcagccagtgcaccacgactggtataccaaaggcgagttgtaagataaatggtatccaacggacacgaatgtagtatccTATTTCTTACGTATCTtcagaaaatagtt of the Gigantopelta aegis isolate Gae_Host chromosome 12, Gae_host_genome, whole genome shotgun sequence genome contains:
- the LOC121386962 gene encoding chitin deacetylase 1-like; translated protein: MFGVVVAAAAAAVVACTVVVVSGQDCIPGDNCKLPNCRCSNDPDIPGKLSRSDTPQMVLVTFEEAVNEDDVPLYESIFKQGNPNGCPPRGTFFVKHKSTDYEIVRALFDKGHEFGAESINGIVPTTEEEWRRNLKFVKDELIKAGLPAEDILGVRAPNLMAGGLKEFVALGDNKFLYDASCITSTFIEQGNTKWPYTYDFVDDVPKCNIGTTLDVKFPGKWQFLIPVLNYKNSTCAVPQGCTTVLTQRDAFDMFFDNFSKHYEGTRAPFVLVISADFVKTDFKLAGLTQFLEYVRAAFEDTWVVTARQALQWVQDPTSNANITDFGPWKC